The Plasmodium sp. gorilla clade G2 genome assembly, chromosome: 4 genome has a segment encoding these proteins:
- a CDS encoding AAA family ATPase, putative produces MMNSISSIEANEIIYNNLLEEEKDCFQDILINDIWDIYDYQEKQKKNELYKKNGNNKNFINGSKHNEFPFFERSNIYSHEDNHNLERKKKEQVDLNDLIFCDVNNNIFENNEDDEIYNKVMDLLNESETSDVYEKIEENKNFLSGIKLVDIKNFMSFDPLFIKVYHEEYKNEKQNKIKEKPHISNSEKIESAFKIKYTEHVEKGSKLKKKYQIDSDLSRASKTDSYIQDSDDGIYNAKELKMKKKKKTYNLSDDENEDNNNNNNNHHHNSNTNISSKKQDAFSNAFDILVKRKNEKNEEAIKAFNYINDKKRNRDSIKHNNHIGDNKYDKKKNYKKSNDDTNGGGYDEIPEKYWSLIEQGIEVNVIRYALSMKMDSNEQVKESDIIGLYDIKKIIKDKIVNVILRPDLFTGLNRAAKGILLFGPPGTGKTMVAKWVASSCNCSFYNVNTSSLFSKYIGETEKIVTALFKCAEVDNPSILFFDEIDSLLGTRKKDEDDTTIRIKNQLLQMIDGINTKKDIIIVIIGATNRPDMIDDAALRRFNKRVYIPLPDFNARKEQIRYIISKHTHSGFQLTEEELDSISVKLENWNGSDIYHLCSKCYEYVYDDAVEQYNGIQNIPNASIFRAIKYNDFIKAMTQVNTSYKNVFDYDEWSKMHSSL; encoded by the coding sequence ATGATGAACAGTATAAGCAGCATTGAGGcaaatgaaattatatacaataatttattagaagaagaaaaagactGTTTCCaggatattttaattaatgatatatgggatatttatgattatcaagaaaaacaaaaaaagaatgagttatataaaaagaatggaaataataaaaattttataaatggaAGTAAGCATAAtgaatttcctttttttgaaagaagtaatatatattcacatgaagataatcataatttagagagaaaaaaaaaagaacaggtggatttaaatgatttaatattttgtgatgtaaataataatatatttgagaATAATGAGGatgatgaaatatataataaggtTATGGATTTGTTGAATGAAAGTGAAACAAGTGATGTGtatgaaaaaatagaagaaaataaaaattttcttaGTGGTATCAAACTtgtagatataaaaaattttatgagTTTTGAtccattatttattaaagtatatcatgaagaatataaaaatgaaaaacaaaataagaTAAAAGAGAAACCTCATATATCTAATAGTGAAAAGATTGAAAGtgcatttaaaataaaatatacagaaCATGTAGAGAAAGgttcaaaattaaaaaagaaatatcaaATAGATTCAGACTTAAGTAGAGCTAGTAAAACAGATTCTTATATACAAGATAGTGATGATGGAATTTATAATGCAAAAGaattgaaaatgaaaaaaaaaaaaaaaacttacaATTTGtctgatgatgaaaatgaagataataataataataataataatcatcatcataatagtaatacaaatatttcaTCAAAAAAACAAGACGCGTTTTCAAATGCCTTTGACATTTTAGTGAAGagaaaaaatgagaaaaatgaAGAAGCAATTAAAgcatttaattatattaatgacaaaaaaagaaatcgTGATTCTATCaaacataataatcatattggtgataataaatatgataagaaaaaaaattataagaaaagTAATGATGATACAAACGGTGGAGGATATGATGAAATACCTGAAAAATACTGGTCCTTAATAGAACAAGGTATAGAAGTAAATGTAATACGTTATGCTCTAAGTATGAAAATGGATTCTAATGAACAAGTAAAAGAATCGGATATTATAGggttatatgatataaaaaaaataataaaagataaaattgtAAATGTTATATTAAGACCAGATTTATTTACTGGATTAAATAGAGCAGCTAaaggaatattattatttggacCACCAGGAACTGGAAAAACAATGGTAGCAAAATGGGTAGCATCATCTTGTAATTGTTCATTTTATAATGTAAAtacatcatcattatttagtAAATATATTGGAGAAACTGAAAAAATCGTTACAGCATTATTTAAATGTGCAGAGGTAGATAATCcatctattttattttttgatgaaATCGATTCATTATTAGGAACACgaaaaaaagatgaagatgataCAACCATTAGAATTAAAAATCAATTATTACAAATGATTGATggaataaatacaaaaaaagatattattattgtaattatAGGAGCAACTAATAGACCTGATATGATAGATGATGCAGCTTTAAGACGTTTTAATAAAAGGGTATATATACCTTTACCAGATTTTAATGCAAGAAAAGAACaaataagatatattatatcgaAACATACACATTCAGGATTTCAATTAACTGAAGAAGAATTAGATTCTATATCAGTTAAATTAGAAAACTGGAATGGTAGTGATATATATCATCTATGTTCTAAATGTTATGAATATGTTTATGATGATGCAGTAGAACAATATAATGGAATACAAAATATACCCAATGCTTCTATATTTAGAGCTATcaaatataatgattttaTTAAAGCCATGACACAAGTAAATACgtcttataaaaatgtttttgATTATGATGAGTGGAGCAAAATGCACAGCtctttataa